Proteins from a single region of Verrucomicrobiota bacterium JB022:
- the ilvN gene encoding acetolactate synthase small subunit yields MRHTLSVLVENKFGVLARVAGMFSGRGFNIDTLNVAPTHDPKYSRITATVMGDTQQLDQAIKQLNKLIDVIEVQDLAQGAFVARELVLVKVVAEAGDKRAEIVQICDIFRAKIVDVSHRSVIVEMTGNQEKIEAFLHMIEPFGVRSMARTGMAALGRNRQLELQ; encoded by the coding sequence ATGCGTCACACCCTCTCCGTTCTCGTCGAAAACAAGTTTGGCGTGCTTGCGCGGGTGGCCGGTATGTTCAGTGGGCGTGGATTCAATATCGACACGCTCAACGTTGCACCGACTCACGACCCGAAGTATTCGCGTATTACCGCGACGGTCATGGGCGACACGCAGCAGCTGGACCAGGCCATCAAGCAGCTCAACAAACTCATTGACGTGATTGAGGTCCAGGACCTCGCTCAAGGCGCCTTTGTGGCGCGTGAACTGGTGCTGGTCAAGGTAGTCGCCGAAGCTGGCGACAAGCGTGCCGAGATCGTCCAGATCTGCGACATTTTCCGCGCCAAGATCGTCGACGTCAGCCACCGCAGCGTCATCGTGGAGATGACGGGGAATCAGGAAAAGATCGAAGCCTTCCTGCACATGATCGAGCCCTTCGGCGTCAGGTCGATGGCTCGCACCGGTATGGCCGCCCTTGGCCGCAATCGCCAGCTGGAGCTGCAGTAA